The Planctomycetota bacterium genome segment ACTTGCCGGTCGTGTGCTGCTTCGGGCTGACGGACGACTACCCGGAGGCCAACGCTCGGCACTACGCGTTCATGCTGCAGGGTCTGCGGGACGTCGACAAGAACCTCAGCGATCGCGGCATCGCCTTCGTCTGCGATAAGGGCTCGCCGAGCGACGTGGCCGTCAAGTGGTCGGAGGACGCGGCGGAGGTGGTCGTGGACATGGGCTACCTACGGCCATGCCGCAAGTGGCGTGACGAGGCGGCGGATGCGATGGGCGTGCGTCTGACGCAGGTCGAGACGGGCGTAGTCGTACCGGTCGAAGAGGTGAGCGACAAGCGCGAGTACGCCGCACGGACGATCCGCACGAAGCTGCACAAGAAGTGGGACGACTACTTCGTCGGGCTCGACGAACGCAAGGTGAAGCACGTGTGCGATGGCCGGCTGGCCTCGGGTGAGTTGGACGTCTCGAAGCCGGAAGAGGTGCTCGAATCGCTCAAAGTCGACCGCGACGTCCCGCCGAGCTCCCACTTCGAAGGCGGCGAGGACGAGGCGAAGCGACGGCTGGACGCATTCCTGAAGGACAAGCTCGACGGCTACGCCGACGGCCGCAACGAACCGTCGGCCGACAAGCACAGCCACATGTCGATGTACCTCCACTTCGGCCAGATCGCGGCGCTCGAAGTCGCACTAGCTGTCAAGCAAACCAAGGCAAACGACGACACCGACAGCTACCTCGAAGAGCTCATCGTCCGACGCGAGCTCGGCAAGAACTATGTCTGGTTCGAGCCCGAGTACGACTCGTACGACGCCTTGGCGGACTGGGCGAAAAAGACCCTCGACGAACACCGCGACGACAACCGGCCAAGCCGCTATACACGCGACGAGCTGGAGCAGGCCGAGACGCACGACCCGTATTGGAACGCCGCGATGCGGCAGCTGCGCAAGACCGGCTTCATGCACAACTACATGCGCATGTACTGGGGCAAGAAGGTGCTCGAGTGGTGCAACACGCCCGAGTACGCCTACGAAACGCTGCTTTACCTCAACAACCGCTGGCTCATCGACGGCCGCGATCCGAACAGCTACTCGAACGTCGCCTGGGTCTTTGGCCTGCATGATCGGCCTTGGACGGAGCGCAGCATCTTCGGCAAGATCCGCTACATGAACGACAAGGGGCTCGAACGCAAGTTCGACATGCAGGCGTACATCCGGCAGGTCGACGCACTCGACGGCTAGCGGCCTTTCGCCGGTTATGGCATACTTTCGCCATATGGCGACGAGCGACAAGCGTGCGACGGCAGCCCTGGATGCCTTTGAGATCGAGGTGCCGTCGTGGGGCTTTGCCGACACCGGCACGCGGTTCGGCAAGTTCCCCCAGGCCGCCGCCGCATTCACGACGGCGGAGAAGTTCGAAGACGCCGGCACGGTCCACCAGCTGACCGGCTGCTGCCCGAAGGTCGCCGTCCACGTCCTGTGGGACTTCGACACGGACGCCCCCGCACCCGACGCCGCGGCGCAAGCCTCGGATCTCGCGAAGTCCCACGGCGTTCAGATCGGCTCGATCAACCCCAACATCTTCCAAGACGCCATCTACAAGACCGGCTCCTTCTGCAGCCACGACCCGGCCGCGCGGAAGGCCGCGATGGACCACACGCTCCACAGCATCTTGCTCATGCAGCACGCCGGCAGCGACGCGCTGTCGATGTGGCTCGCCGACGGCACGAACTACCCCGGCCAGGACAATCTCCGCACGCGCAAGCAACGGCTCCAAGACGCCTTCGCACAGATCCACGATGCCATGCCCGACGGCAGCCGGCTGCTCATCGAGTACAAGCCGTTCGAGCCCGCGTTCTACCACACCGACATCGCCGACTGGGGCATGGCCGACGCGTTCTGCCGTCGTGCGGGCGACAAGGCGAAGGTCCTCGTCGACACCGGCCACCACCTGCCCGGCTGCAACGTCGAGCACATCGTCGCATTCCTCCTCGACGAGGGCCGGCTTGGCGGATTTCACTTCAACGACCGCAAGTACGCTGACGACGACCTGACCATCGGCAGCATCGATCCCTACGCGGTCTTCCGCATCTTCAACGCCATCGAACAGCACGGCCACGACACCGGAAGCCGGCCCGACATCGCGTACACGATCGACCAGAGCCACAACGTTAAGCCCAAGCTCGAGGCCACCGTTCAAACCGTCTGCGAGGCCCAGAAGCAGGTCGCCAAGGCAGCGCTGGTCGAGCGCGACGAACTCGCCGCGTGTCAGCAGTCGGGCGACATCGTCGGGGCCGAACTCTGCCTGAAACGAGCGTTCGAAGCCGACGTCACACCTGTTTTGAAAGCGTGGCGAGAGGCGCGTCGGCTGCCCGCCGATCCGCTGGCGGAGCTGCGCAAGAGCAGTGTCATTGCCGATCTTGGAGCACGTCGCGGCCTGGGACGTGGTGGGGCGTCGGGTTACGCGTGACGGGTCAAGGTTGTCGCACTTTTGGCGTTCGCGTTCCGCGGAGCGAGTCGTAGCGTTGCTGCTGCTGCATGCTGATTGGTTGCCCGAGCGAAGTCCCCACCGCCGAATGCCGCGTCGCTGTCACGCCGGGCTCCGCTGCCGCGCTGAAGAAGACGGGGCACGATGTCATCGTCGAACGCGGGGCTGGCGACCGTGCAGGCTTCACGGCCGGTGACTACGAGGAAGCCGGCGTCGAACTCGTCGACCATCGCGAGGCCGTTTTCGAGCGGGCAGACATCGTCTTCCAGGTCAGAACGCCCGGAGCCAGAGGCGGCGACGACGCAAGCCACTACCGCGACGGCCAAATCGTCGTCGGGCTCGCCGAGCCGCTGATGAGCCACGACGCGACGCGGGCCATCGCCGATCGCAAGGCGAAGCTCGTCGCGATGGAACTCCTGCCGCGGACGACCAAGGCACAATCAATGGACGTCCTGTCGAGCCAGGCCAACCTCGC includes the following:
- a CDS encoding TIM barrel protein, giving the protein MATSDKRATAALDAFEIEVPSWGFADTGTRFGKFPQAAAAFTTAEKFEDAGTVHQLTGCCPKVAVHVLWDFDTDAPAPDAAAQASDLAKSHGVQIGSINPNIFQDAIYKTGSFCSHDPAARKAAMDHTLHSILLMQHAGSDALSMWLADGTNYPGQDNLRTRKQRLQDAFAQIHDAMPDGSRLLIEYKPFEPAFYHTDIADWGMADAFCRRAGDKAKVLVDTGHHLPGCNVEHIVAFLLDEGRLGGFHFNDRKYADDDLTIGSIDPYAVFRIFNAIEQHGHDTGSRPDIAYTIDQSHNVKPKLEATVQTVCEAQKQVAKAALVERDELAACQQSGDIVGAELCLKRAFEADVTPVLKAWREARRLPADPLAELRKSSVIADLGARRGLGRGGASGYA
- a CDS encoding deoxyribodipyrimidine photo-lyase produces the protein MIHDTRVRQLNDQPVRDAADSKWVLYWMQAAQRTRCNHALEFAIERANELDLPVVCCFGLTDDYPEANARHYAFMLQGLRDVDKNLSDRGIAFVCDKGSPSDVAVKWSEDAAEVVVDMGYLRPCRKWRDEAADAMGVRLTQVETGVVVPVEEVSDKREYAARTIRTKLHKKWDDYFVGLDERKVKHVCDGRLASGELDVSKPEEVLESLKVDRDVPPSSHFEGGEDEAKRRLDAFLKDKLDGYADGRNEPSADKHSHMSMYLHFGQIAALEVALAVKQTKANDDTDSYLEELIVRRELGKNYVWFEPEYDSYDALADWAKKTLDEHRDDNRPSRYTRDELEQAETHDPYWNAAMRQLRKTGFMHNYMRMYWGKKVLEWCNTPEYAYETLLYLNNRWLIDGRDPNSYSNVAWVFGLHDRPWTERSIFGKIRYMNDKGLERKFDMQAYIRQVDALDG